Proteins encoded together in one Camelina sativa cultivar DH55 chromosome 9, Cs, whole genome shotgun sequence window:
- the LOC104714003 gene encoding putative exosome complex component rrp40 has translation MGTEVSTSPTSLIDQTVVPGDVVLDLSNMTNQTIKLGSGLRQDNDAISAMRAGKLRYTKPNKYWVESSHKRYIPRPEDAVLGIVVDSKSDNFWVDIKGPQLALLPVLAFEGGTRRNIPKFEVGTLLYVRIVKTNTGMNPELSCTDASGKAAGFGPLKDGFMFETSTGLSRMLLSSPTCPVLEALGKKLSFETAFGLNGRAWVHAAAPRVVIIVANALMNSETLSGTQQRIMVEKLLEKISE, from the exons ATGGGTACTGAAGTTTCCACCTCGCCGACAAGCCTAATTGATCAGACCGTC GTTCCAGGTGATGTTGTTCTTGATTTGTCAAACATGACCAACCAAACAATCAAGCTCGGCAGTGGTCTCCGTCAG gacAATGATGCGATATCTGCTATGAGAGCTGGGAAGTTGAGGTACACTAAGCCAAATAAGTATTGGGTTGAAAGTTCTCATAAAAGG tataTACCACGCCCTGAGGATGCAGTTCTTGGCATTGTGGTAGATTCTAAATCAGAT aatTTTTGGGTAGATATTAAAGGACCCCAATTGGCTCTTCTGCCCGTGCTAGCATTTGAAGGAGGAACAAGGAGAAATATACCCAAGTTTGAG GTAGGCACACTGCTTTATGTTCGGATTGTGAAGACAAACACAGGAATGAACCCGGAGCTGTCATGTACCGACG CAAGTGGAAAGGCTGCAGGATTTGGTCCCTTAAAAGATGGTTTCATGTTTGAAACTTCCACTGGTCTATCAAGAAT GTTATTGAGTTCACCAACTTGCCCAGTCCTCGAAGCTCTTGGGAAGAAACTCTCTTTTGAGACTGCATTTGGCTTAAATGGGAGAGCCTGG GTGCATGCGGCTGCTCCTCGTGTAGTGATTATCGTCGCCAATGCGTTGATGAATTCTGAAACTTTAAGTGGGACACAGCAGAGAATCATGGTAGAGAAATTGCTCGAGAAAATTTCAGAGTGA
- the LOC104714007 gene encoding putative clathrin assembly protein At2g25430, which yields MAPSIRKAIGAVKDQTSIGIAKVASNMAPDLEVAIVKATSHDDDPASEKYIREILNLTSLSRGYILACVTSVSRRLSKTRDWVVALKALMLVHRLLNEGDPIFQEEILYSTRRGTRMLNMSDFRDEAHSSSWDHSAFVRTYAGYLDQRLELALFERKSGAGGNSSHHSNNSDDRYGRGRDDFRSPPPRSYDYENGAGDNGYGGVPKRSRSYGDMTEMGGGGREEKKSVTPLREMTPERIFGKMGHLQRLLDRFLSLRPTGLAKNSRMILIALYPVVRESFKLYADICEVLAVLLDKFFDMEYTDCVKAFDAYASAAKQIDEVIAFYNWCKETGVARSSEYPEVQRITGKLLETLEEFVRDRAKRGKSPERKEIEAPPPPPVQEEEPEPDMNEIKALPPPENYTPPPPPEPEPQPQKPQFTEDLVNLREDEVTADDQGNKFALALFAGPPGNNGKWEAFSSNGVTSAWQNPAAEPGKADWELALVETASNLEKQTAALGGGFDNLLLNGMYDQGMVRQHVSTSQLTGGSASSVALPLPGKTNTQVLALPAPDGTVEKVNQDPFAASLTIPPPSYVQMAEMEKKQYLLNQEQQLWQQYQREGMRGQASLAKMNNGPVPAYGMPPVNGMGPPPTGYYYNNPY from the coding sequence ATGGCGCCGAGTATTCGAAAAGCGATCGGTGCGGTTAAGGACCAAACAAGCATAGGAATAGCCAAAGTAGCAAGCAACATGGCTCCAGATCTCGAAGTAGCCATAGTCAAAGCTACAAGCCACGACGACGATCCCGCCAGCGAGAAATACATACGCGAGATCTTAAACCTAACTTCTCTCTCACGCGGCTACATCCTCGCCTGCGTTACCTCCGTCTCACGACGGTTAAGCAAGACTCGCGATTGGGTCGTTGCTCTCAAGGCTCTGATGCTCGTTCACCGACTTCTAAACGAAGGAGATCCGATTTTCCAAGAAGAGATTCTTTACTCGACAAGACGAGGTACGAGGATGTTAAACATGTCTGATTTTCGCGACGAAGCTCATTCGAGTTCTTGGGATCATTCTGCTTTCGTTAGAACTTACGCTGGCTATTTGGATCAGAGGCTTGAGTTAGCTTTGTTTGAGAGGAAGAGTGGTGCCGGTGGTAACAGTAGTCATCATAGTAATAATAGTGATGATAGGTACGGGAGAGGAAGAGATGATTTCAGATCACCACCTCCGCGGTCTTATGACTATGAGAACGGTGCTGGTGATAATGGTTATGGTGGTGTACCTAAGAGATCTCGGTCTTATGGAGATATGACTGAgatgggaggaggaggaagggaGGAGAAGAAGTCTGTTACGCCGTTAAGGGAGATGACACCGGAAAGGATTTTTGGGAAGATGGGTCATTTACAAAGGTTGCTTGATCGGTTTTTGTCATTGAGACCAACTGGTTTAGCTAAGAACAGTAGGATGATACTGATAGCGTTGTATCCTGTTGTGAGGGAGAGTTTTAAGCTTTATGCTGATATCTGCGAGGTTTTGGCTGTTTTGTTGGATAAGTTTTTCGATATGGAGTATACAGATTGTGTCAAGGCCTTTGATGCTTATGCTAGCGCGGCGAAACAGATTGATGAGGTTATTGCGTTTTATAACTGGTGTAAAGAAACTGGTGTGGCGAGATCGTCTGAGTATCCTGAAGTTCAGAGGATTACTGGTAAGTTGTTGGAGACGTTGGAAGAGTTTGTGAGAGATAGAGCGAAGAGAGGGAAGAGTCCTGAGCGGAAAGAGATtgaagctcctcctcctccacctgtTCAAGAAGAGGAGCCTGAACCTGATATGAATGAGATCAAAGCTCTTCCTCCTCCTGAGAATTAcactcctccacctcctcctgaACCAGAGCCTCAGCCTCAAAAACCGCAGTTTACTGAGGATTTAGTTAACTTGAGGGAGGATGAAGTCACTGCTGATGACCAAGGGAACAAGTTTGCACTTGCTCTTTTTGCTGGTCCACCTGGTAATAACGGAAAATGGGAAGCTTTCTCCTCGAATGGAGTGACCTCAGCTTGGCAGAATCCTGCTGCTGAACCTGGTAAAGCTGATTGGGAATTGGCATTGGTTGAAACGGCTAGcaatttagaaaaacaaacagCTGCTTTGGGCGGTGGGTTTGATAACTTGTTGCTCAACGGGATGTACGATCAAGGAATGGTCAGACAACATGTGAGCACCTCGCAGTTGACAGGTGGAAGCGCGAGCAGCGTAGCTTTACCATTACCGGGCAAAACCAATACTCAAGTATTGGCCTTACCTGCACCAGATGGTACAGTCGAGAAAGTGAACCAAGACCCGTTCGCAGCTTCGCTAACCATTCCACCACCTTCTTATGTCCAAATGgcagagatggagaagaagcaaTATCTTCTGAATCAAGAACAGCAGCTATGGCAGCAATACCAGCGTGAAGGCATGAGAGGTCAAGCCAGTTTGGCGAAGATGAACAACGGTCCAGTTCCAGCTTACGGAATGCCACCTGTCAACGGGATGGGACCGCCACCGACGGGTTATTACTACAACAATCCTTACTGA
- the LOC104714002 gene encoding putative defensin-like protein 137, translated as MKRNFQLSFVTLIIFTVLMLGVMGDMSIGGKRCWATLDLKDKNCVHEECKSMCLKKNPKGHGSCLKSFGGKINCLCGYNCR; from the exons ATGAAGAGAAACTTTCAACTCTCGTTCGTCACTTTGATTATCTTCACTGTTCTTATGCTAG GAGTGATGGGAGACATGAGTATTGGAGGAAAAAGATGTTGGGCAACTCTagatttaaaagataaaaattgtGTTCACGAGGAGTGTAAGTCTATGTGTCTCAAAAAGAATCCCAAAGGACATGGTAGTTGCCTTAAATCATTCGGAGgaaaaattaattgtttatgCGGTTACAATTGccgttaa
- the LOC104714006 gene encoding protein TPR3-like isoform X2, with protein sequence MILDEKNRKNLVFLILQFFDEEGYQESLHLVEQDSGVYFDFSYFSNAILNGNWKDAEDYLSAFTSPDANTFSRKMFFDLFKWKFSEATDRGGGSESVNTFSKDLRRIPVLKDDSFDDLVEFS encoded by the exons ATGATCTTAGACGAGAAGAATCGAAAAAACCTCGTATTCCTTATCTTACAGTTCTTTGATGAAGAGGGCTACCAAGAAAGCTTACACTT AGTGGAGCAGGATTCAGGTGTTTACTTTGATTTTAGCTACTTCTCTAATGCGATACTCAATGGTAACTGGAAAGACGCTGAGGACTATCTTTCAGCATTCACTAGTCCAGATGCTAATACCTTTTCAAGGAAGATGTTCTTTGACTTGTTCAAGTGGAAATTTTCTGAAGCAACTGATAG AGGTGGTGGCTCTGAATCTGTGAACACATTCTCCAAGGATTTGCGACGGATTCCTGTTTTAAAAGATGATAGCTTTGACGATTTGGTTGAG TTTTCCTGA
- the LOC104714005 gene encoding F-box protein DOR-like, translated as MKKLKLKQLASDDDDRLNLTISKCNTCIPSSYSLSDSIPPDVFTEIISRLPAKSIPNCRRVSKSWAATLRSSDFDELFLTKSPNQPLILFAFMIEARLPFFTSPQDHHEDYSSLEATRHHTYLQIDRFSKITPPVRGLVCIEDKRKMLVICNPITGESVTLPKPESNLIWSRTVLGYEPVEKQFKVREVELYPQT; from the exons ATGAAAAAGCTGAAGCTGAAGCAGCTCgcttcagatgatgatgatcgtcTCAATCTCACCATTTCAAAATGCAACACATGTATACCTTCTTCTTATTCACTCTCCGATTCGATCCCACCCGATGTCTTTACGGAAATCATTTCGAGACTGCCAGCAAAATCAATCCCCAACTGTCGCCGCGTGTCGAAATCGTGGGCGGCCACACTCCGCAGCTCCGATTTCGACGAGCTGTTCTTAACCAAGTCACCGAACCAGCCTCTGATTCTCTTCGCTTTCATGATTGAAGCCCGGTTACCTTTCTTCACTTCACCTCAAGATCATCACGAGGACTACTCGTCTCTCGAAGCCACTCGTCACCATACTTATCTACAAATCGATCGTTTCTCTAAGATCACTCCACCTGTTCGTGGATTGGTCTGTATCGAAGATAAGAGAAAGATGCTTGTGATTTGCAATCCAATCACAGGTGAATCTGTTACTTTACCTAAACCGGAATCGAATCTGATTTGGTCTAGAACCGTTTTGGGATATGAGCCGGTTGAGAAACAATTCAAG GTTCGAGAAGTTGAGCTTTATCCACAAACCTAA
- the LOC104714006 gene encoding protein TPR3-like isoform X1 — protein MILDEKNRKNLVFLILQFFDEEGYQESLHLVEQDSGVYFDFSYFSNAILNGNWKDAEDYLSAFTSPDANTFSRKMFFDLFKWKFSEATDRGGGSESVNTFSKDLRRIPVLKDDSFDDLVEIS, from the exons ATGATCTTAGACGAGAAGAATCGAAAAAACCTCGTATTCCTTATCTTACAGTTCTTTGATGAAGAGGGCTACCAAGAAAGCTTACACTT AGTGGAGCAGGATTCAGGTGTTTACTTTGATTTTAGCTACTTCTCTAATGCGATACTCAATGGTAACTGGAAAGACGCTGAGGACTATCTTTCAGCATTCACTAGTCCAGATGCTAATACCTTTTCAAGGAAGATGTTCTTTGACTTGTTCAAGTGGAAATTTTCTGAAGCAACTGATAG AGGTGGTGGCTCTGAATCTGTGAACACATTCTCCAAGGATTTGCGACGGATTCCTGTTTTAAAAGATGATAGCTTTGACGATTTGGTTGAG ATCTCATAG
- the LOC104715955 gene encoding protein TPR3-like — MILDEKNRKNLVFLILQFFDEEGYQESLHLVEQDSGVYFDFSYFSNAILNGNWKDAEDYLSAFTSPDANTFSRKMFFDLFKWKFSEATDRGGGSESVNTFSKDLRRIPVLKDDSFDDLVEVIAVDDMSFPEQTCCVDKAPGRAKLCVDLYKLAKSNPSLCDKLDFPKLNTSALLSLISLICPNCHGRKGGLKEDLICLILQFLYEAKYKNTLHKLEQETKVFFNLNYLAEVMKLGELGKAEEYLGAFTDSGDNKYSKAMFLEIQKLICLESTEREVATPSGSLDNMSPKVKLHASVVMLAKKNPVLKDKLKFPSMEKSRLLTLMKQSLDWWTSRTCNNSSSMENIPVVSYLCGTPSYFKNKFKKTGPRKKVINCKPNEINDISQCNALVLPDYCSEERIVRLTYSPSGDYILALAEDATHKLWTWSSSQNEFCKYTPRILKENIFPKPRLHQPXCGGNSSHHSNNGDDRYGRGRDDFRSPPPRSYDYENGGGGDFRGDNNGYGGVPKRSRSYGDMTEMGGGGGGGGGRDEKKSVTPLREMTPERIFGKMGHLQRLLDRFLSLRPTGLAKNSRMILIALYPVVRESFKLYADICEVLAVLLDKFFDMEYTDCVKAFDAYASAAKQIDEVIAFYNWCKETGVARSSEYPEVQRITGKLLETLEEFVRDRAKRGKSPERKEIEAPPPPPVQEEEPEPDMNEIKALPPPENYTPPPPPEPEPLPQKPQFTEDLVNLREDEVTADDQGNKFALALFAGPXTLMERIVFVFFQLCLWSTKSWVKLTSKNSTHNCCTRSNLESTSLVTHIQFDPYQIEMLVVHEGWIGIYEPRSLDCRVQWIPDESDTSITSATYSSDGEIIYVGFGSGFIKILDSKTFVTICRINLTSVTQPSPSNIRLEVYPTVIAAHPSHLSQITAGLSNGKVIVLQPLWSRGWGETAPPEDDGDYPDDSDHSY, encoded by the exons ATGATCTTAGACGAGAAGAATCGAAAAAACCTCGTATTCCTTATCTTACAGTTCTTTGATGAAGAGGGCTACCAAGAAAGCTTACACTT AGTGGAGCAGGATTCAGGTGTTTACTTTGATTTTAGCTACTTCTCTAATGCGATACTCAATGGTAACTGGAAAGACGCTGAGGACTATCTTTCAGCATTCACTAGTCCAGATGCTAATACCTTTTCAAGGAAGATGTTCTTTGACTTGTTCAAGTGGAAATTTTCTGAAGCAACTGATAG AGGTGGTGGCTCTGAATCTGTGAACACATTCTCCAAGGATTTGCGACGGATTCCTGTTTTAAAAGATGATAGCTTTGACGATTTGGTTGAGGTGATTGCTGTAGATGATATGAG TTTTCCTGAGCAAACTTGTTGCGTGGACAAAGCACCGGGGAGAGCCAAGTTGTGTGTTGATCTCTATAAACTAGCAAAAAGCAATCCTTCTTTATGTGACAAACTCGATTTTCCGAAGTTGAATACATCTGCACTGCTCTCACTGATCTCCCTCATTTGTCCAAATTGTCATGGGAGAAAGGGAGGTTTGAAG GAAGATCTCATTTGCTTAATCCTTCAATTTCTCTATGAAGCAAAGTACAAGAACACTCTGCATAA actagagcaagaaacaaaagtcTTCTTCAACTTGAATTATCTGGCGGAAGTGATGAAGCTTGGTGAATTAGGCAAAGCTGAAGAGTACCTGGGAGCTTTTACAGACTCAGGAGATAATAAGTACTCAAAGGCTATGTTTCTTGAAATTCAGAAACTTATATGCCTAGAATCTACAGAAAG GGAAGTTGCAACCCCATCTGGATCTCTTGATAACATGTCGCCGAAGGTAAAGCTGCATGCCTCTGTTGTCATGCTAGCTAAGAAGAATCCAGTACTGAAAGATAAACTCAAGTTTCCTAGCATGGAAAAGTCAAGACTTTTAACACTGATGAAGCAGAG TTTGGACTGGTGGACTTCTCGTACATGCAACAACTCTAGCTCTATGGAAAATATTCCAGTAGTGTCATACCTTTGTGGCACACCAtcctattttaaaaacaaattcaagaaaacagGGCCAAGGAAGAAGGTTATTAACTGCAAACCAAACGAAATCAATGATATATCTCAGTGCAATGCACTCGTTCTTCCTGATTATTGCTCAGAAGAAAGG ATTGTACGTTTGACCTATTCCCCTTCTGGAGATTACATACTGGCTTTGGCAGAAGACGCCACACATAAACTCTGGACTTGGTCGAGTAGCCAAAATGAATTCTGCAAG TATACTCCTCGAATATTGAAGGAAAATATATTTCCGAAGCCACGATTACATCAACCTCANTG TGGTGGCAACAGTAGTCATCATAGTAATAATGGTGATGATAGGTACGGGAGAGGAAGAGATGATTTCAGATCACCACCGCCGCGATCTTATGATTATGAgaacggtggtggtggtgatttCAGAGGAGATAATAATGGTTATGGTGGCGTACCTAAGAGATCTCGGTCTTACGGAGATATGACTGAgatgggaggaggaggaggaggaggaggaggaagagatgaGAAGAAATCTGTTACGCCTTTAAGGGAGATGACACCCGAAAGGATTTTTGGAAAGATGGGACATTTGCAAAGGTTGCTTGATCGGTTTTTGTCATTGAGACCAACTGGTTTAGCTAAGAACAGTAGGATGATATTGATAGCGTTGTATCCTGTTGTGAGGGAGAGTTTTAAGCTTTATGCTGATATCTGCGAGGTTTTGGCTGTTTTGTTGGATAAGTTTTTCGATATGGAGTATACAGATTGCGTCAAGGCTTTCGATGCGTATGCTAGCGCGGCGAAACAGATTGATGAGGTTATTGCGTTTTATAACTGGTGTAAAGAAACTGGTGTGGCGAGGTCGTCTGAGTATCCTGAAGTTCAGAGGATTACTGGTAAGTTGTTGGAGACGTTGGAAGAGTTTGTGAGAGATAGAGCGAAGAGAGGGAAGAGTCCTGAGCGGAAAGAGATtgaagctcctcctcctccacctgtTCAAGAAGAGGAGCCTGAACCTGATATGAATGAGATCAAAGCTCTTCCTCCTCCTGAGAATTAcactcctccacctcctcctgaACCAGAGCCTCTGCCTCAAAAACCGCAGTTTACTGAGGATTTAGTTAACTTGAGGGAGGATGAAGTCACTGCTGATGACCAAGGGAACAAGTTTGCGCTTGCTCTCTTTGCTGGTCCANCGACTCTGATGGAAAG aattgtttttgtttttttccagcTCTGTCTTTGGAGCACAAAGAGCTGGGTCAAGCTGACGAGTAAGAACTCTACGCATAATTGTTGCACCCGGTCTAACCTTGAGTCCACCTCTTTAGTAACTCACATCCAGTTTGATCCATATCAAATTGAGATGCTCGTGGTCCATGAGGGGTGGATAGGTATATACGAACCTCGAAGTCTTGATTGCCGTGTGCAG TGGATACCTGATGAATCTGATACTTCAATAACTTCTGCTACATATTCGTCCGATGGTGAGATCATCTATGTTGGCTTTGGAAGTGGATTCATAAAAATTCTGGACTCCAAGACCTTCGTGACGATATGTCGAATTAATCTGACTTCTGTTACTCAACCCAGCCCCAGCAACATCAG GCTCGAAGTTTATCCAACTGTTATTGCCGCTCATCCTTCACATCTGAGTCAGATCACTGCTGGGCTCAGTAATGGTAAGGTCATTGTTCTTCAGCCGTTGTGGAGTAGAGGATGGGGTGAAACAGCTCCACCTGAAGACGATGGAGATTATCCTGATGACTCAGATCATAGTTACTGA